TTGTATTGATAGGTAAACCAAAGTCCCACGAGCGTTACAATTGCCATGGCAAGTACGGTGTAGCTATACCAAAGTGGCTCAATGCCAATGGTAGGGTCGAGCTGCACAGGATTTTCGATGATTCTTTTAATTCTAAAAACCGAAAAAGAAATCGTCATGGCAGCCACGAGTATCAAAACCAGTTTAAAACCGAAACTTTTTTCTGGTGAAACATCTGGGAAATAATTATCGTCTCTCATAATCTATTAATATTCAATTTTTTCTATGCCTAAATTTTTGGTATCACGCTCAATAAAGTTTAAAATTTCAGGAAAAATCACTTTATTTCGCCAGCTTGGTCGGTATCTTGGCACATGTCCCGCACCTTTCATCACTACCAAACGATGTGGGATTTTCGCATCGGTCAGTGCTTTGTCAAGCGCAAAACCTTGTGCTTTATTCACCAACAAATCGGTGGTTCCTTGAAACATCAATGTTGGTTTATTAGCCAAGTTGAACAAAGGGCTGGCTTCTTTAAAACTTTCAGGGATTTTCTCGCCACGCTTGTATTTGTCTCCCACAGCGATAGACATCGTGCGCTTGGTGTACCAGTAGTAGAATTTCTCATTAGTATAAGCCTTTGAATAAAAGTCCGTAGGCGACGACATCGAAATCACTTTAGACACATTTTCTGGATGCTCATGCGCATACATCAATGTCAAATGCCCGCCTGCACTTTCGCCAAGCACGATATAGGGAGACTTGGGTAAATGATATTTTTGGGTATTTTCTTTTAAAAATTCTATGGCTTGCGAAACATCTGCCAGCTGGTCTTTA
This Ornithobacterium rhinotracheale DNA region includes the following protein-coding sequences:
- a CDS encoding alpha/beta hydrolase; this encodes MMKKILIFSIVMMFVSCNNYKKTTDYYGGTKEFNLSYGENKRHRMDLFLPAFRDDKPLVVIIHGGGWVLGEPWHLRMIQNYLHKKQYPTASITYRWANKKINYKDQLADVSQAIEFLKENTQKYHLPKSPYIVLGESAGGHLTLMYAHEHPENVSKVISMSSPTDFYSKAYTNEKFYYWYTKRTMSIAVGDKYKRGEKIPESFKEASPLFNLANKPTLMFQGTTDLLVNKAQGFALDKALTDAKIPHRLVVMKGAGHVPRYRPSWRNKVIFPEILNFIERDTKNLGIEKIEY